Proteins from a single region of Fischerella sp. PCC 9605:
- a CDS encoding DUF1257 domain-containing protein, translating to MSHFSTIKTKLTNREGLIQALQDLKLQPQVHQTPQPLKGYYGNSQGQSAEIIVPGCIIKARADIGFKWNQDSSVYDVIHDSYETVPRLGLNFFTHQLMQAYGKRMVRAKAAQLTEQFGECTITETSEGQVQTLRLTFAGHQQTQQYVRR from the coding sequence ATGTCACATTTCTCAACAATCAAAACTAAGCTAACCAACCGAGAAGGTTTGATACAGGCTTTGCAAGATTTGAAACTTCAGCCACAAGTTCACCAAACACCACAGCCACTCAAGGGTTACTACGGCAACTCTCAAGGACAAAGTGCAGAGATTATCGTTCCTGGTTGCATAATCAAAGCCCGCGCAGATATTGGTTTCAAGTGGAATCAAGACAGCAGTGTATATGACGTAATCCATGACTCCTACGAGACAGTTCCTCGACTGGGGCTAAACTTCTTCACTCATCAGTTAATGCAAGCTTACGGTAAACGCATGGTAAGAGCTAAAGCTGCCCAACTTACCGAACAGTTTGGCGAATGCACTATCACTGAGACAAGTGAGGGTCAGGTGCAGACCCTACGCCTAACTTTTGCCGGACATCAGCAAACCCAACAATATGTGAGGAGGTAA
- a CDS encoding ParB/RepB/Spo0J family partition protein, which produces MARDRRLVEDFIFRDEQTNQNPATMPLSLIVLPKEELRYYIDPEEVEKIVASARKNGILEPLLVRPILGSDQHEVVAGAKRYRAAQILQLVEVPVVIRELNDEDALEIALIENFARSALTDLEETDGVLRLLAVKLKISLQEVPPLLHHIQNQLRGRLSTNNVIGEDQIQIVQSCLTSLGNIKLDSFISNRLPLLNLPSDILQVLRSGKLETSKAKAIARVSDEETRKQLLEDAIAYNFSLSEIKRKIKEIETLSDSNNKTESAALKERVDDVFQRFKKAKAWDDPKKKMQIEKLLAQLEALMKTENTN; this is translated from the coding sequence ATGGCAAGAGATAGACGACTGGTAGAGGATTTTATCTTCAGGGATGAACAGACAAACCAGAATCCGGCTACTATGCCCCTAAGTTTGATTGTGCTGCCCAAGGAGGAACTGCGATACTACATCGATCCAGAAGAAGTAGAAAAAATTGTTGCTAGTGCTAGAAAAAACGGCATACTGGAACCGCTTTTAGTTCGTCCTATCCTCGGTAGCGATCAACATGAAGTAGTAGCAGGAGCAAAACGCTACAGAGCAGCCCAGATTCTCCAGCTAGTTGAAGTCCCTGTTGTTATCCGCGAACTTAATGACGAAGATGCCCTAGAAATTGCCCTGATTGAAAACTTTGCTCGTTCGGCGCTCACTGACCTTGAAGAAACAGATGGAGTCTTGCGGCTTTTGGCTGTCAAGCTCAAAATTTCACTCCAAGAAGTACCACCACTGCTACATCACATACAAAACCAACTGCGGGGTAGACTTTCCACCAATAACGTTATTGGTGAAGATCAAATTCAGATAGTACAATCTTGTTTGACTTCTTTAGGTAACATCAAACTGGATTCATTTATCAGTAATCGCTTGCCCTTACTGAACCTACCCAGTGACATCTTACAGGTATTGCGCTCTGGCAAATTGGAGACAAGTAAAGCCAAAGCAATCGCACGAGTTAGTGATGAGGAAACAAGAAAGCAGCTTCTAGAGGATGCTATCGCCTACAATTTCTCGTTGAGCGAGATCAAGCGCAAGATTAAAGAAATTGAGACTCTGTCTGACTCAAACAACAAAACAGAGTCAGCAGCCTTAAAAGAACGTGTTGATGATGTCTTTCAACGCTTTAAGAAAGCTAAAGCGTGGGATGACCCCAAGAAAAAAATGCAAATAGAGAAGCTGTTGGCTCAGTTAGAAGCATTGATGAAAACTGAAAACACAAATTGA
- a CDS encoding ParM/StbA family protein, translating into MIRPKQNFKIALDLANSCIKIATEDYEDRIESYIDVHCSPSDSLGNVVIKDSSGNNTEVFCVGYGAAKSPTGRATITDKSTKIKDIHKLYLGALAHLPQLASVMKNYIVVSSHAWQSHKDEIKANLEQNLNVCLAGKEVDLSTEVLLVVPEGFGAIVDYKDEKIVTLDFGAGTTLLTPYIRKRPQESIVSHVGVNELYLMIQSAMKAKNYGYTGNVRKIREQIELGSLSVEGCNIKEVYQQCLVQWWNENLKEYSYEAIRLTKSGYKVICIGGGVALPGFAKVLASKGLEVVSSRPEMASVRGMFKLVMQQAAKKGV; encoded by the coding sequence ATGATACGACCAAAACAAAATTTTAAAATAGCTTTAGACTTAGCTAACTCTTGCATCAAGATAGCAACAGAAGACTATGAAGACCGGATAGAGAGTTACATTGATGTTCATTGCAGCCCATCGGATAGCTTAGGCAATGTCGTAATCAAAGATAGTTCAGGCAACAATACAGAAGTATTTTGTGTAGGGTATGGTGCAGCAAAATCTCCAACCGGACGAGCGACGATTACAGATAAAAGCACCAAGATTAAAGATATTCACAAACTGTATTTAGGTGCTTTGGCACACTTGCCTCAACTAGCAAGTGTGATGAAAAATTACATAGTTGTGTCCTCTCACGCTTGGCAGTCCCATAAAGATGAAATCAAAGCAAATTTAGAGCAAAATCTAAATGTATGCTTGGCAGGAAAAGAAGTTGACTTATCGACAGAAGTACTTTTAGTAGTACCAGAAGGATTTGGTGCAATCGTAGACTACAAGGATGAAAAAATAGTAACGCTCGATTTTGGAGCGGGTACTACGCTACTGACTCCCTATATTCGCAAGCGTCCGCAAGAGAGTATAGTGTCGCACGTTGGAGTCAACGAACTGTACTTAATGATCCAATCAGCAATGAAAGCAAAGAATTATGGTTACACTGGCAACGTGCGAAAAATCCGCGAACAAATAGAACTAGGTTCTTTAAGCGTGGAGGGGTGCAATATCAAAGAAGTGTACCAACAGTGCCTTGTGCAATGGTGGAATGAGAACCTCAAAGAATACAGTTATGAGGCGATCAGGCTAACAAAATCTGGTTACAAGGTCATCTGTATAGGTGGTGGAGTCGCCTTACCAGGTTTTGCAAAGGTACTGGCTTCTAAAGGCTTAGAAGTCGTAAGCTCGCGCCCGGAGATGGCTTCTGTGCGGGGTATGTTCAAGCTGGTGATGCAGCAAGCGGCGAAAAAAGGAGTGTAG
- a CDS encoding recombinase family protein, which yields MTLIKRCNSPRAAAEQRPGFKELLAQVTLGLVGIILSYDVTRLSRNCSDWFPLLGLVWLQRLFDC from the coding sequence TTGACACTGATCAAACGGTGTAATTCACCGCGCGCAGCCGCAGAACAGCGACCAGGCTTTAAAGAACTGTTAGCCCAGGTAACTTTAGGATTAGTAGGGATTATCCTCTCTTATGATGTTACTCGCCTGTCACGTAATTGCTCAGATTGGTTCCCCTTGCTTGGACTTGTGTGGTTACAGAGGTTGTTTGATTGCTGA
- a CDS encoding WGR domain-containing protein, which translates to METYLIFVDAVHNSNKFWSAKVEDNQLTIEWGRVGYKSQTKVHSLSNHQQAINKFNNLVAEKKSKGYRESQPQIDSSDVSEIRQAIQLLDTLRPYVANRNFNDSYINALNQYLKIVPTPLGMQIDPSRVYQSVADVDHQRELLNSLLPSHNVAVVQTTSEVKTENITVSLRSINKNLWRHF; encoded by the coding sequence ATGGAAACATATCTTATATTTGTTGACGCTGTTCACAACAGCAATAAATTCTGGTCGGCAAAAGTTGAAGATAATCAACTAACTATTGAATGGGGACGGGTTGGATACAAATCCCAAACGAAAGTTCACTCTCTTAGTAATCATCAACAAGCCATCAATAAATTCAACAATCTTGTAGCCGAAAAGAAATCTAAAGGTTATCGAGAAAGTCAGCCTCAAATCGATAGCAGTGATGTTTCAGAAATTAGACAAGCTATTCAACTGTTAGACACTCTCCGTCCTTATGTTGCTAATCGTAATTTCAATGATAGTTATATTAATGCTCTCAATCAATATTTGAAAATTGTCCCCACACCCTTGGGGATGCAAATAGATCCGTCCAGAGTTTACCAGAGTGTAGCAGATGTTGACCATCAGCGAGAACTGCTTAATTCATTATTGCCATCTCATAATGTAGCTGTTGTGCAAACAACATCAGAAGTGAAAACAGAAAATATAACAGTTAGCTTGAGATCTATCAACAAAAATCTTTGGCGGCATTTTTGA
- a CDS encoding DUF6876 family protein has protein sequence MKDAEQITTELKQFVGSETFYRHWSGIQYTEGVKYLASAAQAYWLIDGIISHQANNRFLSDPGLQDFQIWRLVVNNNSGTLICEWDTDKEVLRQEIDYTDFPFPEIRLYLVQKTLMLESEY, from the coding sequence ATGAAAGATGCTGAGCAAATAACTACTGAACTCAAGCAATTTGTTGGTTCGGAAACCTTTTACAGACACTGGTCAGGCATTCAATATACCGAAGGCGTGAAATATCTAGCCTCGGCAGCCCAAGCATATTGGCTAATAGATGGAATTATCTCACATCAAGCCAATAATAGGTTTTTATCCGATCCAGGACTGCAAGATTTTCAGATTTGGCGTCTGGTTGTTAATAACAATTCAGGCACGTTAATTTGTGAATGGGATACAGATAAAGAAGTACTACGGCAAGAAATTGATTATACAGATTTTCCTTTCCCGGAAATCAGACTTTATCTAGTACAGAAGACTCTGATGCTTGAGAGTGAATATTAA
- a CDS encoding ParA family protein: MIIGLTNQKGGAGKTTVSGHLAYWLSQHGTVIVVDADAQHSSTNWMKDLQLPCQTMIDPDDLFDELPALAEQYNAVVVDGPGSLSETTKAILSRCDLALVPCKPAGLDMHSTSKMLRILRQARELRSGMPQVGLFLNQAKKGTVLLKDAQRALSQKNTGFPLLKTIVYDLQVIADAPGQGTTVWGLGGTTAKRAAKDFEELFTEALGVANGKR, translated from the coding sequence ATGATTATCGGGCTGACGAACCAAAAGGGGGGAGCGGGGAAAACCACTGTATCTGGTCATCTAGCATACTGGTTAAGCCAGCATGGGACAGTAATTGTTGTCGATGCAGATGCACAACACAGCAGTACAAACTGGATGAAAGACCTGCAACTGCCATGTCAAACAATGATAGACCCAGATGATTTATTTGATGAACTTCCAGCGCTAGCAGAACAATATAATGCTGTAGTTGTAGACGGCCCAGGTAGCCTGAGTGAAACAACCAAAGCAATTTTATCCAGATGTGACCTAGCTCTAGTACCCTGTAAACCAGCAGGGTTAGATATGCACAGTACATCCAAGATGTTACGTATCCTGCGACAAGCAAGAGAATTGCGCTCTGGGATGCCTCAGGTAGGATTGTTTTTAAATCAAGCCAAAAAAGGGACAGTCCTGCTCAAAGATGCCCAAAGAGCTTTATCACAAAAAAATACGGGCTTTCCTTTGCTAAAAACGATAGTGTATGACCTCCAGGTAATTGCCGATGCACCAGGACAAGGCACGACGGTTTGGGGATTAGGAGGAACAACAGCCAAACGTGCAGCCAAGGACTTTGAGGAACTTTTTACCGAAGCCTTGGGGGTAGCCAATGGCAAGAGATAG
- a CDS encoding recombinase family protein, with protein sequence MFEIFGQRKSASKVLQTFNSEGLLLPRRNRFGDFFWRKPSVASIISILKNPAYAGAFVYGRTRTLKRGLVSNQPQQKAIANGRMENPSQ encoded by the coding sequence GTGTTTGAGATTTTTGGGCAACGTAAGTCAGCTTCCAAAGTGTTGCAGACGTTCAACAGTGAAGGGCTGTTGCTTCCACGGAGAAATCGCTTTGGTGATTTTTTCTGGCGCAAGCCTAGCGTGGCAAGTATCATCTCAATTCTGAAAAATCCTGCCTACGCTGGTGCATTTGTATATGGACGTACACGTACTCTCAAACGTGGTTTGGTTTCAAATCAGCCACAACAAAAAGCAATTGCCAATGGCCGAATGGAAAATCCGAGTCAATGA
- a CDS encoding ADP-ribosylglycohydrolase family protein, whose translation MRIPTKEQFRGCLLGQCVGDALGMPVERHSSDVCFKYVQQLKAGRIGERSHSNFVFGQYTDDSQLARELIQSYVACRKFCPSDYAVRIAAIYAEKRIVGSSSATAKVALRLAQGISWLEAGTPPPYARNGSAMRAAPIGLFFYNHPSQLIQAAYDQGRITHQDKSSLAGAVAIAGAVALAIQSNYIEHSSFLNQLSTWVRQIEASVADSLQDLINWVCLPPQVAVKKIALCGNPPDSLSDWEGISPHVHPSVLWSLYAFLRTPGDYWETICTAISVGGDVDTTAAMAGAISGAYLGEKAVKPQVAVQLTDQGTWGYSELISLADRCYQLSMELGLLT comes from the coding sequence ATGAGAATCCCAACCAAAGAGCAGTTTAGAGGCTGTTTGCTCGGACAATGTGTTGGCGATGCTTTGGGAATGCCAGTAGAACGGCATTCCTCAGATGTTTGCTTTAAGTATGTTCAACAGTTAAAAGCCGGAAGAATTGGAGAACGAAGTCACTCGAACTTTGTTTTTGGTCAATATACGGATGATTCACAACTAGCACGAGAACTGATTCAAAGCTATGTGGCTTGTCGGAAATTCTGTCCCAGTGATTATGCTGTTCGTATTGCTGCTATCTATGCTGAAAAGCGAATTGTTGGTTCCAGTAGTGCTACAGCAAAAGTAGCACTTCGGTTAGCACAAGGAATTTCATGGTTAGAGGCTGGAACTCCACCTCCCTATGCTCGCAATGGTAGCGCGATGAGGGCTGCCCCGATAGGGCTTTTCTTCTACAATCACCCCTCACAACTTATCCAAGCCGCGTACGATCAAGGGCGAATTACTCATCAAGATAAAAGCAGTTTGGCTGGTGCAGTAGCGATCGCGGGTGCGGTTGCCTTAGCAATTCAAAGTAACTATATCGAACATTCATCTTTCTTGAATCAACTCAGTACATGGGTTCGACAAATTGAGGCGTCTGTAGCAGATAGCTTGCAAGACTTGATTAACTGGGTATGCTTACCACCACAAGTAGCTGTAAAAAAAATTGCGCTGTGTGGCAATCCTCCTGACTCTCTCAGTGATTGGGAAGGAATATCGCCACACGTACATCCTAGTGTACTGTGGAGCCTTTATGCTTTTCTTAGGACACCTGGAGATTACTGGGAAACCATTTGTACGGCAATCTCGGTAGGTGGGGATGTGGATACGACTGCTGCAATGGCTGGAGCAATTAGTGGAGCCTACTTAGGCGAAAAAGCAGTTAAGCCTCAAGTAGCAGTTCAATTAACAGACCAAGGGACTTGGGGGTATTCTGAACTGATTTCCCTAGCCGATCGGTGCTATCAATTAAGTATGGAATTAGGGTTATTGACATGA
- a CDS encoding ADP-ribosyltransferase, with protein sequence MTFSTEGGQIPPTLLTSDEEARILSFIPTANNPDPLYDVGYHESKIQHTLAFAPGFTRAEAWSIAMYLGPSKFYQGMNLALAGSEDLCVEEREQFLLISLGARSALNKLPSVTTEQLSTLPHPPGSSYTDEPLVRYVTVQEQVIERYEPEMVITEPRFTSTTYWQIPIGQMQQYAQSANLVFRINYLPNGSQGKYVDPIKRVAREGEVLFPPDMTFIVRRKLVIDYPISSDARLRRMNVIEMDEYNENPNQRAV encoded by the coding sequence ATGACATTCTCTACAGAAGGTGGTCAAATTCCACCAACTTTGTTAACGTCTGATGAAGAGGCAAGAATATTAAGCTTCATCCCAACAGCAAATAATCCAGATCCTCTTTACGATGTTGGATACCATGAATCTAAAATCCAACACACCTTAGCCTTTGCTCCCGGGTTTACTAGAGCAGAAGCTTGGTCGATTGCTATGTATCTTGGCCCATCAAAGTTCTATCAGGGAATGAATTTGGCTCTTGCTGGGAGCGAAGACCTCTGTGTTGAAGAACGCGAACAGTTTCTTCTCATCAGCCTTGGAGCGAGGTCTGCTCTTAACAAACTTCCAAGTGTAACAACAGAACAATTATCTACTCTTCCTCATCCTCCTGGGAGCAGCTATACGGATGAACCTCTTGTGCGCTATGTAACTGTTCAAGAGCAAGTCATCGAAAGATATGAGCCAGAGATGGTTATAACAGAGCCTCGTTTCACCAGTACAACCTATTGGCAGATACCCATAGGTCAAATGCAACAATATGCTCAATCCGCCAATTTAGTGTTTCGTATCAACTATCTTCCCAACGGCTCTCAAGGTAAATATGTTGATCCAATCAAACGGGTAGCAAGGGAAGGTGAAGTTTTGTTTCCTCCAGATATGACATTCATTGTCCGACGCAAACTGGTTATAGATTATCCGATTAGCTCAGATGCTAGATTACGAAGAATGAATGTAATCGAAATGGACGAGTATAATGAGAATCCCAACCAAAGAGCAGTTTAG
- a CDS encoding fatty acid desaturase has translation MLWLNGGCYASFKDLAAEHILHHVKKIDSVAFDVPTFINNVPRLIRSLILVLEWSYFPAISFIIQWRAVAAPFWNPQRHDERLRTIILLIVRSSLFILLGLVSLKALILYFLAYIGMITVLRIVDCFQHTYETFLAGSYAPKRNSTYEQENTFTTLISRRYWWLNLLVLNFGYHNAHHALMRCPWYNLHKLDSDLFANRENYSLTLPQLLKNYHRFRVSRLVKGQGKAVDGHGNLNLDAFYGAVGVSFLVKS, from the coding sequence ATGCTTTGGCTTAACGGTGGCTGTTATGCTTCCTTCAAGGACTTAGCTGCTGAACATATTTTACATCATGTTAAGAAAATCGATTCTGTCGCTTTTGATGTACCCACTTTTATCAACAATGTGCCGAGACTAATTCGTAGCTTGATATTAGTGTTGGAGTGGTCATACTTTCCAGCAATTTCTTTTATTATTCAGTGGAGAGCGGTCGCTGCTCCTTTTTGGAATCCCCAACGTCATGATGAGCGGCTACGCACTATCATCCTGCTTATAGTGCGTTCTTCATTATTTATCCTGCTGGGGTTAGTGTCACTCAAAGCACTGATACTGTACTTTCTTGCCTACATTGGCATGATTACGGTACTGCGGATAGTGGATTGCTTTCAACATACTTACGAGACATTTCTTGCTGGTTCTTATGCACCCAAACGCAATAGTACTTACGAGCAAGAGAATACTTTTACTACTTTGATTTCTCGGCGATACTGGTGGTTGAATTTGCTGGTGTTAAACTTTGGCTATCACAATGCCCATCATGCTTTGATGAGGTGTCCTTGGTACAACCTTCACAAATTAGACAGCGACTTATTCGCTAACAGAGAAAATTACTCCCTGACGCTGCCACAGCTACTCAAGAATTACCATCGCTTTCGTGTTTCTCGCCTAGTCAAAGGACAAGGGAAAGCTGTTGATGGGCACGGTAATTTAAATCTTGATGCTTTTTACGGTGCTGTAGGCGTGTCTTTTCTAGTGAAGTCTTAA